The Clupea harengus chromosome 26, Ch_v2.0.2, whole genome shotgun sequence genome has a segment encoding these proteins:
- the LOC122128869 gene encoding testisin-like, with protein sequence PGCLGQEEVCGRPPLNTRIVGGQNAPAGSWPWQASIHFFGSHLCGGSLINTDWVLSAAHCFPSVGAGDLEVYLGRQNQEGSNPNEVRTTVSRIISHPSYDRFTKDNDIALLQLSAPVTFTNFIRPVCLAASESVFINGPVSWVTGWGNIREGESLPSPGTLQEVEVRVIVNTQCNSLYGVGTITDNMICAGVLAGGKDSCQGDSGGPLVSKQDSVWVQSGIVSFGRGCARPNFPGVYTRVSRYQSWINSFINRNQPGFILFTVPPPPVTTGPQSKIKNLVILSFMINMLKL encoded by the exons tgtgtggtAGACCTCCACTCAACACCAGGATAGTCGGGGGCCAGAATGCCCCTGCAGGAAGTTGGCCCTGGCAGGCCAGTATCCACTTTTTCGGCTCCCACCTATGTGGAGGATCCCTCATCAATACGGATTGGGTGCTGTCAGCTGCTCACTGCTTCCCCAG TGTGGGTGCAGGTGATCTTGAGGTGTATTTGGGTCGGCAGAACCAGGAGGGCAGCAACCCAAATGAAGTGAGAACGACCGTGAGTAGGATCATCAGCCATCCCAGTTACGACAGGTTCACCAAAGACAACGACATTGCTCTGCTTCAGCTCAGTGCCCCAGtcaccttcactaacttcatcaggcctgtgtgtctggctgccagtgagagtgtgttcatcAACGGCCCCGTCAGCTGGGTCACTGGCTGGGGAAACATCAGGGAAGGAG AATCCCTTCCATCCCCTGGGACTCTACAGGAAGTGGAGGTGCGTGTGATTGTGAACACACAGTGTAACTCTTTGTATGGAGTCGGCACAATCACAGACAACATGATCTGTGCTGGTGTACTCGCTGGAGGGAAAGATTCATGTCAG GGAGACTCAGGAGGTCCACTGGTGAGCAAACAGGACTCTGTGTGGGTCCAGTCCGGTATCGTTAGTTTTGGAAGAGGTTGTGCTCGACCCAATTTCCCTGGTGTCTACACCAGGGTGTCCCGTTATCAGAGCTGGATCAACTCCTTCATCAACAGGAACCAACCAGGCTTCATCCTGTTCActgtgcctcctcctccagttACCACTGGACCTCAAAGTAAGATAAAGAACTTggtcattctttcattcatgatAAACATGCTGAAGCTATGA